A segment of the Alistipes communis genome:
AAAGAAAAATCGTACTTTGACTGCGCCGTAGATACTCCGCCTCGGCAAAACCGCAAACTCCGTTTGCTTTTGCCCGCGGCTTGTGCACTTTGCGGAAGACGAGCTTCCGCTTAGATAGGCGGCGCCTCGGCAAAGCCGCAAACTTCGTTTGCTTTTGCCCTCGGCTTGCACTATCTTTGTCCGCATGAAAACGATTCCGATCCTGCCCGGCATCGCGCTGCACGAACTCCGGACGGCCGACGCGGCCGACATCTTCGCCGCCATCGACGGCGAACGCGCCTACCTGGGACGCTGGCTGCCCTTCGTGCAGTTCACCCGCAACGAGGAGGATTCGCTGCGCTTCGTCCGCTCCGTACTCGAAGCTTCCTACCGCGAAACGGTCTTCACGATCCGCGACGGGGAGCGTTTCATCGGACTCATCGGTTTCAAGTCGACCGATCCGCTTGCCCGCACCACCGAAATCGGTTACTGGCTCCGCGAGGCGTGGCAGGGGCGCGGCATCGTCACGACGGCCGTCC
Coding sequences within it:
- a CDS encoding GNAT family N-acetyltransferase translates to MKTIPILPGIALHELRTADAADIFAAIDGERAYLGRWLPFVQFTRNEEDSLRFVRSVLEASYRETVFTIRDGERFIGLIGFKSTDPLARTTEIGYWLREAWQGRGIVTTAVRALCRMAREELAMRCVAIKCATGNGPSNRIPQRLGFTLDHVEHRAELLEDGRYTDANVYLLNLADRNTSVRP